In Ruminiclostridium papyrosolvens DSM 2782, the following proteins share a genomic window:
- the tsaB gene encoding tRNA (adenosine(37)-N6)-threonylcarbamoyltransferase complex dimerization subunit type 1 TsaB, whose amino-acid sequence MRILAVDTSTNVASAAILEDQTIIGEYNCNRGKTHSQRLMPMVQHLMETTGLTVNDIDAFSASIGPGSFTGLRIGVTTIKAMAFAAEKPVISVHTLDALAYNLPFAENLICPMIDARNNQVFTAIYRFIGDKLERLTDYMGIPVTELADILRKMEGDTVFLGDACNMHRDYFVSELGNRVKIAPPGTALAKASSVAILAGKAYSEGKLESCYDMVPFYLRKSQAERERENQKVKSDD is encoded by the coding sequence ATGAGAATACTTGCTGTGGACACTTCAACAAATGTTGCGTCAGCTGCAATATTAGAAGACCAGACAATAATAGGAGAATATAACTGTAACAGAGGGAAAACACATTCACAAAGGCTTATGCCTATGGTACAGCACCTTATGGAAACAACGGGGCTTACTGTAAATGATATAGATGCCTTTTCTGCATCAATAGGGCCGGGTTCCTTTACAGGACTTCGTATAGGAGTTACAACAATAAAGGCAATGGCATTTGCAGCAGAAAAGCCTGTAATAAGCGTACACACCCTTGATGCACTGGCGTATAATCTCCCGTTTGCAGAAAATCTTATTTGTCCCATGATAGATGCACGTAACAATCAGGTCTTTACCGCCATATATAGATTTATAGGGGATAAACTTGAAAGGCTTACCGACTACATGGGAATACCCGTTACAGAATTGGCCGATATATTAAGGAAAATGGAAGGGGATACAGTCTTCTTGGGAGATGCCTGCAATATGCACAGGGACTACTTTGTGAGTGAACTGGGTAACAGAGTAAAAATTGCACCTCCGGGTACAGCACTGGCAAAAGCATCATCAGTAGCCATACTGGCGGGAAAGGCCTATAGTGAAGGAAAACTGGAAAGCTGCTACGATATGGTACCTTTTTATTTGAGGAAATCACAAGCTGAAAGAGAAAGAGAGAATCAAAAGGTAAAATCAGATGATTAA
- a CDS encoding RNA polymerase sigma factor: protein MALTDAELVSQCVNGDSSAFEEIVTRYKKLVYSVVYKMISDKEEVHDVCQEVFIRLYRSLDKYNPEFKMSTWIVKITSNLCLDTLRKKKQDTVTLDDAIGVSSEIDTPEEAVIKHQRSQLIKKAIDELPEKYKILIVLFHNRGMSYEEMTKILNEPMSIIKNRLYRARLMLKEKLESARKEEVL, encoded by the coding sequence TTGGCACTTACGGATGCAGAGCTGGTGTCTCAGTGCGTGAATGGTGATAGCAGTGCGTTTGAGGAAATAGTTACCCGATATAAGAAGCTGGTTTACAGCGTAGTATATAAAATGATATCAGACAAGGAAGAGGTACATGATGTATGTCAGGAGGTCTTTATCAGACTTTACCGTTCCCTTGATAAATACAATCCGGAGTTTAAGATGTCTACTTGGATTGTAAAAATCACCTCCAATTTATGTCTTGATACCCTCAGAAAGAAAAAACAGGACACTGTTACGCTGGACGATGCAATCGGAGTTTCAAGTGAGATTGATACACCTGAAGAAGCAGTAATAAAGCATCAAAGATCTCAATTGATAAAAAAGGCTATAGATGAACTGCCGGAAAAGTATAAAATATTAATAGTACTATTTCATAACCGAGGAATGTCATACGAAGAAATGACAAAGATATTAAACGAACCCATGTCAATTATAAAGAACCGCCTTTACAGAGCGAGGCTCATGTTGAAGGAAAAGCTTGAAAGTGCAAGAAAGGAGGAGGTATTATGA
- a CDS encoding Lon protease family protein → MSKLKELSYQELDNRCKLEALPFKNTSQLETYEGIIGQERASKAMEFGLKMKMRGYNIYMSGPTGTGKTSFARQILSETAANQKIPDDWCYIYNFSQPNQPLAINLPAGTGKQFQHDMEEFTKIIKQEIVNAFDNDQYEKEKSEIMDEYEDKKDELLDKLSKDAEEHGFKVNTGSSGIYFLPIIEGRTISEEEFSTLDDETKDEINQKTNILQQETLDIIRKLKNNDKETEKKVSEWENKIALLALGVHIDDLKEKYIKFEVIQKYLEEVQKDILDNLDDFKEEEVSEEQQQLLIPWMQKPETAVTKYKVNVLVDNSALKGAPVILDSNPTYSNLIGKIEYENEFGSVSTDYTKIKPGLFHVANGGYLILQAKDVLSNPQAYEAINRVLKTKKIMIENMKDQTGIVAVTAIKPQPIPVDLKVILVGSTTIYELLYEYEEDFRKLFKVKVDFDEEMDRNDENILKLAQFISGFCKKEKTLHFDKSGVAKVVEYASGLVEDKNKLSTRFNEIVEILCEACMWAEDDGAKLVKAKHVQQAISEKAYRCDRLDKKLLEMLNEGTIMVDTEGSEIGQINGLTVMDMGDYSFGKPSRITASTYIGESGIVNVEREVDLSGTSHSKGVLILSGYIGQKYAQEFPLSLTASLCFEQMYGGVDGDSASSAELYAILSSLAEVPIKQSIAVTGSVNQKGEIQPVGGVRYKIEGFFELCKLRGLTGEQGVIIPCQNVKNLVLKDEVIDAVKKKLFHIYPVETIDQGIEILTGKKAGEKGKNEEYKSDTINYLVSEKLRRFAATVSSAGGNKKIKR, encoded by the coding sequence ATGTCAAAGCTAAAAGAGCTTTCATATCAGGAACTTGACAACAGATGTAAACTTGAAGCATTACCATTTAAGAATACATCACAGTTAGAAACCTATGAAGGCATTATAGGTCAGGAAAGAGCTTCAAAGGCTATGGAATTTGGTCTCAAGATGAAAATGAGAGGCTACAATATATATATGTCGGGGCCTACGGGTACAGGAAAAACAAGTTTTGCCAGACAAATATTGAGTGAAACTGCCGCAAACCAGAAGATACCTGATGATTGGTGCTATATATACAATTTCAGTCAGCCTAATCAGCCCTTGGCCATAAACCTTCCTGCCGGAACCGGAAAGCAGTTTCAACATGATATGGAAGAATTTACAAAAATAATAAAGCAGGAAATAGTCAATGCCTTTGACAATGACCAGTACGAAAAAGAAAAATCGGAAATAATGGATGAGTACGAGGACAAGAAAGACGAGCTCCTTGATAAACTCAGCAAAGATGCCGAAGAGCATGGCTTCAAGGTTAATACAGGCAGCTCAGGAATATACTTTTTGCCCATAATAGAAGGCAGAACCATCAGTGAAGAAGAATTCAGTACTTTGGATGATGAAACAAAAGATGAAATAAACCAAAAAACAAATATACTACAGCAGGAAACTCTGGATATAATAAGAAAACTGAAAAACAATGACAAGGAAACAGAGAAGAAGGTGTCGGAATGGGAAAATAAAATCGCGTTACTGGCACTGGGCGTACATATAGATGATTTAAAGGAAAAATATATAAAATTTGAAGTAATACAAAAGTATCTGGAAGAGGTACAGAAGGATATTCTTGATAATCTGGACGACTTCAAGGAAGAAGAAGTTTCTGAAGAACAGCAGCAGCTGCTTATACCATGGATGCAAAAACCGGAAACAGCCGTTACAAAATATAAGGTAAATGTATTGGTTGATAATAGCGCTCTGAAGGGAGCTCCGGTAATTCTGGATTCCAATCCGACATATTCCAACCTCATAGGAAAAATTGAATATGAAAATGAGTTTGGCTCTGTATCAACTGACTATACTAAAATAAAACCCGGACTATTTCATGTTGCAAACGGAGGGTATCTCATATTACAGGCGAAGGATGTTCTTAGCAATCCCCAGGCATATGAGGCTATAAACAGGGTTCTTAAAACTAAGAAAATAATGATTGAAAATATGAAGGACCAGACAGGCATAGTGGCTGTTACAGCAATAAAGCCCCAACCCATACCTGTAGATCTCAAGGTAATATTGGTGGGCAGTACCACCATTTATGAGCTGTTGTATGAGTACGAGGAGGACTTCAGAAAGCTATTTAAGGTCAAAGTTGATTTTGATGAGGAAATGGATAGAAATGACGAAAACATATTAAAGCTGGCACAATTCATAAGCGGCTTTTGCAAAAAAGAAAAAACACTTCATTTTGATAAATCAGGTGTAGCCAAGGTAGTTGAATATGCTTCAGGTCTGGTAGAGGATAAAAACAAGCTGTCTACAAGGTTTAATGAAATAGTTGAAATACTTTGCGAAGCTTGTATGTGGGCAGAGGATGACGGAGCAAAGCTGGTAAAAGCAAAGCATGTTCAGCAGGCTATTTCAGAGAAAGCTTACAGATGTGACCGTTTGGATAAAAAGCTTTTGGAAATGCTCAATGAGGGAACAATAATGGTAGATACCGAAGGCAGTGAAATTGGTCAGATTAACGGGCTTACAGTAATGGATATGGGGGATTATTCCTTTGGAAAGCCTTCCAGAATAACTGCATCAACCTACATTGGAGAAAGTGGGATAGTCAACGTTGAAAGGGAAGTTGATTTAAGTGGAACTTCACACAGTAAGGGTGTTCTTATATTAAGCGGATATATCGGTCAAAAATATGCTCAGGAATTTCCACTTTCACTTACTGCAAGCCTTTGTTTCGAACAAATGTATGGAGGTGTTGACGGAGACAGTGCATCAAGTGCTGAGCTATACGCAATACTATCCAGTTTGGCGGAAGTTCCCATAAAGCAATCAATAGCAGTAACAGGATCAGTTAATCAGAAAGGGGAAATACAGCCTGTAGGTGGTGTAAGATATAAAATAGAAGGGTTTTTTGAACTTTGTAAACTAAGAGGCTTGACAGGTGAGCAGGGAGTAATTATACCTTGTCAGAATGTAAAGAATCTTGTGCTAAAAGACGAAGTAATAGATGCAGTAAAGAAAAAACTATTTCATATATACCCTGTTGAAACCATTGATCAGGGAATTGAAATATTAACCGGCAAAAAAGCAGGTGAAAAAGGAAAGAATGAAGAATATAAAAGTGATACCATAAATTACCTTGTAAGTGAAAAATTGAGAAGATTCGCTGCTACAGTATCATCAGCAGGGGGAAATAAAAAAATAAAGAGATAA
- a CDS encoding HPr family phosphocarrier protein → MISTKVTINCPSGLDSKAAALLVQKVSGYSSSIWLEKGERRANAKSLLGLLSLGVERNAAITIITDGEDEKKAADEISEYFTVGF, encoded by the coding sequence ATGATATCTACTAAAGTTACGATAAACTGCCCTTCAGGATTGGATTCCAAAGCTGCGGCATTGCTTGTTCAGAAAGTATCCGGTTATAGTTCCAGCATATGGTTGGAAAAAGGTGAGAGAAGAGCAAATGCTAAAAGCCTTTTAGGATTGCTTTCACTGGGAGTTGAAAGAAACGCGGCTATTACAATAATTACTGACGGAGAAGATGAAAAAAAAGCAGCAGATGAAATATCAGAATATTTTACTGTTGGTTTTTAG
- the rimI gene encoding ribosomal protein S18-alanine N-acetyltransferase codes for MINKFEIKEMTTDYIDGVMVVENLSFKIPWSRQAFVDEITTNDMAIYFVALCNEQVIGYGGMWKIFDEGHITNIAVHPEFRRCGAASGIIERILEISETKGVKSLTLEVRKSNAAAQNLYGKYGFKSEGIRKGYYSDTGEDALIMWKHGI; via the coding sequence ATGATTAACAAATTTGAAATAAAGGAAATGACAACTGACTATATTGACGGCGTGATGGTTGTAGAAAATCTCAGCTTTAAAATACCCTGGTCAAGACAGGCTTTTGTGGATGAGATAACTACCAATGATATGGCCATATATTTTGTAGCATTGTGTAATGAACAGGTTATCGGGTATGGAGGTATGTGGAAAATATTCGATGAGGGGCACATAACAAATATTGCCGTGCACCCTGAATTTCGTCGCTGTGGGGCGGCCTCGGGTATAATAGAAAGAATACTTGAAATTTCTGAAACAAAAGGAGTAAAAAGTCTTACCCTTGAAGTTCGTAAAAGCAATGCTGCAGCCCAAAATCTCTACGGCAAATATGGTTTTAAATCTGAGGGTATCCGCAAAGGTTACTATTCCGATACGGGAGAGGATGCATTAATAATGTGGAAACACGGCATCTAG
- a CDS encoding anti-sigma factor family protein, with the protein MNCNESQNYIMRYFDKDLNDIEQAKLKQHLKNCEKCSEEFTSMQQIFTEIEQDTEFLEPPEDFELQVLSRIEKEAYMYQKQKNDNAFVYNILVMAVSLIFVIVFGSIMWEVLNKPIGLIQQTHLTMEMVKAFLSAALSMVKGLTIAVVGITASIYQTYYYAYLVLGVLLLVTQGLFIRMIKSGNGGTQ; encoded by the coding sequence ATGAACTGTAACGAATCACAAAATTATATAATGAGATATTTTGACAAAGATTTAAATGACATTGAGCAGGCAAAGCTAAAACAACATCTGAAAAACTGTGAAAAATGTTCGGAAGAGTTTACTAGCATGCAGCAGATATTTACCGAAATCGAACAGGATACAGAGTTTCTGGAACCTCCCGAAGATTTTGAACTTCAAGTTCTCAGCAGGATTGAAAAAGAAGCATATATGTACCAAAAACAAAAAAACGATAATGCTTTTGTATACAATATATTAGTAATGGCTGTTTCCCTTATATTTGTAATTGTTTTTGGAAGTATAATGTGGGAAGTATTAAACAAGCCTATCGGATTAATACAGCAGACTCATCTGACGATGGAAATGGTCAAGGCCTTTTTATCAGCTGCATTAAGTATGGTCAAAGGCTTAACAATAGCTGTTGTGGGTATTACGGCGTCGATTTACCAAACGTACTATTATGCATATTTGGTATTGGGTGTTTTACTGCTCGTAACACAAGGGCTTTTTATCCGAATGATAAAATCGGGTAATGGAGGAACACAATGA